The following proteins come from a genomic window of Mariniflexile sp. TRM1-10:
- a CDS encoding M61 family metallopeptidase, translated as MNTKTLAALFAGIILASCSATKTSGNDLATSLPIETSINLSKVENDKAPVVIDPGRFTVETVTYHLPKVIQGTYSVSDFGKYIDDFKAFDYKGNEMPVTKTDVNTWVIKNAKQLDKITYLVNDTFDIEEEGGIGKEEPFSPAGTNIEPTNYVLNLHGFIGYFDSLKNNQYKLDVTAPADFVRTSALQNTGSKTSEDGSSITTSYFATRYFDITDNPMMYGNLSVEEFQVGDIKIVLSVYSPNKVHSATSLKETIFKMMQAQKAFLGDINSTPRYDIYLYLSEEKEESPKGMGALEHHTSTVVVLPESMDEEALAESMVDVVSHEFFHIVTPLSVHSEDVHYFDYNNPTFSKHLWMYEGVTEYFANLFQVNQGLIDENEFYNKIMEKIQRSKSLNDAMSFTIMSENILKEPYKSQYLNVYQKGALIGMCIDILMREESNGNRGILSLMKELSNKYGKDKPFEDDKLIEDISSMTYPSVHDFLTTHVVGDIPINYNEFFNKVGLEIGEGRIETNYILMNGAPIVSGDPQTGTIFFTDMVLQNSFWADNGVQPNDVIKSIDGTELTMQNANQVLQGVFMWKPGKDVEVKLERDGKEVVVKTKTTPTYTMGESIVEKSDATPAQKNIREAWLKG; from the coding sequence ATGAATACTAAAACTTTAGCCGCTTTATTTGCGGGTATTATATTAGCCAGCTGTAGTGCTACAAAAACTTCGGGAAATGATTTAGCGACAAGCCTTCCCATAGAAACTTCAATAAATTTATCAAAAGTAGAAAATGACAAAGCCCCTGTAGTTATTGACCCGGGGCGTTTTACTGTTGAAACAGTTACCTATCATTTGCCAAAAGTGATACAAGGTACTTATTCGGTAAGTGATTTTGGAAAGTATATTGACGATTTTAAAGCTTTTGATTATAAAGGTAACGAGATGCCTGTAACCAAAACCGATGTTAATACATGGGTTATTAAAAATGCGAAGCAATTAGATAAAATAACCTATTTAGTTAACGATACCTTTGATATTGAAGAAGAAGGCGGGATAGGAAAAGAAGAACCGTTTTCGCCAGCGGGTACCAATATAGAACCAACTAATTATGTACTTAATTTACATGGTTTTATTGGGTATTTCGATTCGTTAAAGAATAACCAATACAAATTGGATGTTACAGCTCCTGCCGATTTTGTTCGTACTTCGGCTTTACAAAATACAGGCTCGAAAACAAGTGAAGATGGTTCTAGTATCACGACAAGTTACTTTGCAACAAGATATTTTGATATTACCGACAACCCAATGATGTATGGTAATTTAAGTGTTGAAGAGTTTCAAGTAGGTGATATTAAAATTGTTTTAAGTGTATATTCCCCAAATAAAGTACACTCTGCAACGTCTTTAAAAGAAACCATTTTTAAGATGATGCAAGCCCAAAAAGCATTTTTAGGTGATATCAATTCGACACCACGCTACGATATTTATTTGTATTTGTCTGAAGAAAAAGAAGAGTCGCCAAAAGGTATGGGTGCATTAGAACATCATACCTCTACAGTGGTCGTTTTACCAGAATCTATGGATGAAGAAGCACTTGCAGAAAGCATGGTTGACGTAGTATCCCACGAGTTTTTCCATATTGTAACACCTTTAAGTGTACATTCAGAGGATGTTCATTATTTCGATTATAACAATCCAACCTTCTCAAAACATTTATGGATGTATGAGGGTGTGACCGAGTATTTTGCAAATTTATTTCAGGTAAACCAAGGGTTGATAGATGAAAATGAATTCTACAACAAAATCATGGAAAAAATTCAACGTTCAAAGTCTTTGAATGATGCCATGAGTTTTACCATCATGAGTGAGAATATATTAAAAGAACCCTATAAAAGCCAATATTTAAACGTGTATCAAAAAGGCGCGTTAATTGGCATGTGTATAGACATTTTAATGCGTGAAGAAAGTAATGGCAACCGAGGCATTTTGTCTTTAATGAAAGAACTATCAAACAAATACGGTAAAGACAAACCTTTTGAAGACGATAAACTTATTGAAGACATTTCGAGTATGACATACCCTTCGGTTCACGATTTTTTAACAACACATGTGGTTGGGGATATCCCAATTAACTACAACGAATTTTTTAATAAAGTAGGTTTGGAAATTGGTGAAGGCAGGATAGAAACGAATTATATTTTGATGAATGGCGCTCCGATAGTTAGTGGAGATCCTCAAACAGGCACTATATTTTTTACAGATATGGTTTTACAAAACAGCTTTTGGGCTGATAATGGCGTACAGCCAAATGACGTTATTAAATCTATTGACGGTACCGAGCTAACCATGCAAAATGCAAACCAAGTATTACAAGGTGTGTTTATGTGGAAACCAGGTAAAGACGTCGAAGTAAAATTAGAAAGAGATGGTAAAGAAGTAGTTGTTAAAACTAAAACCACACCAACTTACACAATGGGTGAAAGCATTGTGGAAAAGTCAGATGCCACACCAGCCCAAAAGAATATACGTGAAGCTTGGTTAAAAGGGTAA
- a CDS encoding glycosyltransferase family 2 protein: protein MQKPLISILTPFKNTETYLEDCINSILNQTYTHWELLIVDDGSTDNSYDVVNAFAEKDNRITLLKNSGSGIIDALQYAFSKSKGDFITRMDSDDIMLPNKLEVLLNNLITYGEKHVAVGLVEYFSKTGVGEGYKSYETWLNNLTKTGNNYSEIYKECVIPSPCWMIHRNDLIACDAFNPHRYPEDYDLTFRFYKHNYKCIPCDTVLHQWRDYSTRTSRTHVHYAQNHFTELKLRHFLDIDYNKTKTLTIWGAGTKGKLIASILLEKHIPFEWICDNPKKIGKAIYGKELKAFNTLSKIENPQSIITVANKTAQMEIRSYLETLNLKPMKDYIFFC, encoded by the coding sequence ATGCAAAAACCATTGATAAGTATTTTAACCCCTTTTAAGAATACGGAAACCTATTTAGAAGACTGTATAAATTCTATATTAAATCAAACCTACACCCATTGGGAATTACTTATTGTTGATGATGGCTCTACGGATAACAGCTATGATGTTGTAAACGCTTTCGCGGAAAAAGACAACAGGATAACACTTTTAAAAAACTCAGGAAGCGGCATTATTGATGCGCTACAATACGCTTTTAGTAAAAGTAAAGGTGACTTTATTACCAGAATGGATAGCGACGATATCATGTTACCAAACAAATTAGAGGTTTTGCTGAATAATTTAATCACTTATGGCGAAAAGCATGTAGCGGTTGGTTTAGTTGAATATTTTAGTAAAACGGGAGTTGGTGAGGGTTATAAAAGTTATGAAACATGGTTGAACAACCTGACTAAAACAGGAAACAATTATTCTGAAATTTATAAGGAGTGTGTGATTCCATCACCTTGTTGGATGATTCATAGAAATGATTTGATAGCTTGTGATGCGTTTAATCCGCACCGGTATCCGGAAGATTACGATTTAACATTTCGGTTTTATAAACACAACTATAAATGCATTCCTTGTGATACGGTATTACACCAATGGCGCGATTACAGCACACGCACTTCCAGAACCCATGTACATTACGCACAAAACCATTTTACCGAATTAAAACTAAGGCACTTTTTAGATATTGATTATAACAAAACAAAAACATTAACCATTTGGGGTGCGGGTACCAAAGGCAAATTAATAGCCAGTATATTACTAGAAAAACATATTCCTTTTGAATGGATTTGCGATAACCCAAAAAAAATTGGAAAAGCTATTTACGGAAAAGAATTAAAAGCTTTTAATACACTTTCAAAAATTGAAAACCCTCAAAGTATCATTACAGTAGCAAATAAAACAGCTCAGATGGAAATTAGAAGCTATTTGGAAACGCTGAATTTGAAACCCATGAAAGATTATATATTCTTTTGTTAA